The following DNA comes from Gemmatimonadota bacterium.
GGGTGCCGTCGGCTCGATGGGCTCACTTATCTACCTTGGCACACAGATCTTCTGACCCCTGACATGCCGATACCCGCAACTTCGCCGATGGCCCACGTGAAGGAGACGCCAACCAGCCGGACGCGGTCCACCGAGAGTCGGAGCGATGAACTCGCCTCCGAACGACCGCTCTCGCGCGATGAACGCCTCATCCGGGCGCTCAACGTGGTGGTCGCGACCGTTGGCCTGATCATCACGCTGCCGATCTGGCTGCTGATTGCCATTGCCGTGAAGCTCACCTCGCGTGGGCCGATCTTCTACACCCAGACCCGGGTGGGGCTCGATCAGCGCCAGCGGATGCCGGCGCGTGACGATTCGCGTCGTCGCTCCGACATCGGCGGCAAGCCGTTCACGATCGTGAAGTTCCGCACCATGACTGTCGACGCCGAGCGTCACGGGCAGGCAGTCTGGGCGCAGGCAAACGATCAGCGCGTCACCGCCATCGGCGGCTTCCTTCGCAGTTGTCGTCTCGACGAACTGCCGCAGTTGCTGAACGTGATTCGTGGCGACATGAACCTGGTCGGCCCGCGCCCCGAGCGGCCGCAGCTGTTCACGGAATTGCGCGAGCAGATTCCCGACTACCAGCATCGCCAGCGCGTGCCGCCCGGCATCACCGGCCACGCGCAGGTGCACCTCCAGTACGATTCGTCGGTCGAGGATGTCCGCCGCAAGGTGCAGCACGACCTCGACTACATCGCCCGGCGCAGCGTATGGGAAGACCTCAAGATCATGCTCAAGACGATCCCGGTGATGCTCTTCCGGAAGGGTGGATGGTAGCGCCGGTCGCCAACGCGCCCGCGACCCTCTCCTTTCCTGATTTCGCGAAGCGCGCGGGACCCTTTGCCCGGATCGCCGGCCCGGTGTTGCTCACCGCGCTCGCGTTCGTCGTGCTCTTCCAGGATCCGGCCCGCTCGCTCGCGCGCGACTGGTGGAACGACCCCGATGCAGGCCACGGCCTGCTGCTTTTCCCGGTCTCGCTCTGGCTCGCATGGCGCGCCGGGATCGTGGCCGACGCCAGGCCAGCGCCGGGGTGGGGCACCGCCCTCATCATCGCCTCTATTCTGCTCCGCGCACTCGGCGGGCTTGCCGCCGAATTCTTCACGCAGCGCTTCTCGATCTGGCTCACCGTCGTCGGCGTCGTGGTCTTCTGCTTCGGCTGGCGGCAGGCGCGCGTCTGGTGGCTGCCGATCACGCTGATGCTGCTCTCGATCCCGCTGCCCGCACTCGTGACCAACAAGCTCGCCATTCCGCTCCAGTTCAAGGCATCGCAGCTCGGCACCGAGCTGATCAACTGGCGCAAGATCCCGGTGATGACGCGTGGCAACGTGATCCAGATCCCCGAGGGTCGGCTCTTTGTCGCCGAGGCGTGCAGCGGGCTTCGCTCGCTTACGGCACTGATTGCCCTGGGCGTGATGATCGGCGGGATGTATCTCGCCACCCTGCCCGCACGACTGCTATTGGTGCTGCTCGCGGTTCCGGTCGCGATCGCGCTCAACGGCGTGCGCATCTTCCTCACCGCCTTCCTGATGCATTTCGTCGACCCCGCCCTCGGGCGCGGCTTCATGCACGAGAGCGAAGGGTGGGCGATGTTCATGATCGCCTTCGTGTTGCTGGGAATGATTGCGTTCTGTGTGCGACTGGTGGAGCGACGGATCAGCTCTCGCAAGGTGGGCTTCGATGCGTAACTGGCAGCGGTGGATTCCCGGCGGGCTGCTCGCAGGCGGTTTCCTGCTCAACAGCACCCTGATCTCGCGTCGCTCGGGTCCCGTGGAACTGGTCGGTCCGATCGAGGCCGTGGCGCCGCAGGCGCTCGGCGTGAAGGGAACCGATCTGAGCATCAGCGACGACGAGCGTCGCGTGGCGGGGATGACGTCGTTCATGCTGCGGCAGTACCAGCCCGCCGACCGACTCCCCTTCTCGATCTACGTTGGCTACTACGACGAACAGCGACAGGGGAAGAGCATCCACTCCCCGCGCAACTGCCTGCCGGGCGCGGGATGGGAGCCGGTCGATTCCCGGCCGATGACGCTCAATACCGCGGTCGGTCCGGTGGTCGTGAATCGCTATCGCCTGGTGCGCAGCGACTCGACGGCGATGGTGTACTACTGGTACCAGGGTCGTGGGCGCGTGGCGCACGACGAGTTCCGGGTGAAGTACGAGTTGCTCCGCGACGCGGCGCTCCACGGCCGCACCGAAGAAGCGCTGGTCCGGATCGTGGTGCGCGTCGGCAAGGGCGAGGACCAGATCGAAGCCGCCGACCAGATTGCCCGCGACGTCGGCACTCAGCTCGTTGGGCAGGTCGACAAAGTTCTTCCCCGCCTCTAGCCCGGGCCGGCACACGTGAGTGCGTTGCGCCAGCTGCTCCGCCGCGGCCTCGAGGCAACGCTGCCCGCGTCCCGGTTCCTGGTTCGCGGCCCGGCTTCCGGCGCGGCCGTCGCGCTGACATTCGATGATGGCCCGCATCCTGACATCACGCCGCGGCTGCTCGATGCCCTTGCCCGCCATAGCATGCACGCGACGTTCTTCGTCGTCGGCCGCGAGGCCGAGCGCTACCCTGCCCTCGTGCAGCGCATCGTCGCCGAAGGCCATGCCATCGGCCATCACTCGTGGAGTCATTCGGAACCCTCGGCCACCAGCACCACCACGCTGATGGCGGAGGTGACCCGTTGCCGCGCGCTGCTGCGCGATCTCACCGGCGCGCCGGTCGACCGGTTCCGCCCGCCGAAGGGACAGCTCACCGTGGCCAAGCTCGCCGCGCTGCTGCGCCTGGGTCAGCGGGTGATACTCTGGTCGGAAGACCCCAAGGACTACACCCTGGGCGATGGCACGCGGCTCACCCACTGGGCCGCGACGAACGCGCTCCCGGGAGGAACAATCGCGCTGCTCCACGACACCCATCGCTGGTGCCTCGATGCGATCGCCCCACTCGCACAGCGTGCCGGTGACAGCGGAATCCAGTTCGTCAGCATCGACCGCTGGCTGCCGGTGAGCACGTGAATCGCCGGCGGCGCCTGCTGCTGGTGAGCTACCACTTCCCGCCGGTTGGTGGCGCGGGAGTGCAGCGTCCGGTGAAGTTCGCGCGCTACCTGCCCGAGTTCGGCTGGGATGTGTCGGTGCTGCAGGCCGCAAATCCCTCGGTGCCCTTGCTCGACCCTACCCTCCTCGACGAACTCTCCGCCGACACCGTGATCGAGAAGGCACGCACCTTCGAGCCATCATACGCGGCCAAGCAAGCGGTCAACATGCGCGAAGGCGCCAACACTGCAGCGACGCCGCGGCCCTCACGGCTACGCCGTCTGCTGAAGTCTGCGGCCACCGTCACATTGCAGCCCGACGCCCAGATTCTCTGGCTCCCCGATGCGGTACGCCACGGGCGGCAGCTGCTGCGCCGGCTGCCGCACGATGCCATTCTCGCGACCGCGCCGACGTATACCAATCTCCTGGTCGGCGCACTGCTCGCGAAGCACAGCGGCCTGCCGCTGATTTGCGATTATCGCGATGAATGGGACATCAGCAGCACCTACTGGGAGAACGCGCCCAAGGCGCGTCTCGCGCACGCGGTACAGGGGCGGATGCAACGCTTCGTGTTGCGGCGAAGCGCGGCGATTGTGGCCACCACCAAGGCAAGCACCGCACGCGTTGCGATGCGAGCCGGCGAGGCGGGTGTCACCCTGGTCGCGCGTTGCATCTACAACGGCTGGGACGCTGGCGATCTCGCCGAGGCCGCGCATGTGGCACCGGCGCTGCCGCGCATGCCGGGAACCTTTCGCCTCGTCTACGCCGGCACGCTCTGGAATCTCACGTCGATCGCCCCGGTGGCCGCTGCGGTCGAATTACTGGCGCGCGAATCGCCCGCGCTGGTGTCGCGTCTCGAGCTGGTCGCAGTGGGGCGGAAGACTCCCGATCAGCTGGCGCAATTGCAGCGCGTCGCCGCGGCCGGCGCCACCGTGGAGAATCTCGACTACGCCCCGCATCCGGTGGCACTCGCCACGATGACGTCGGCCGATGCCGTGCTCCTGCTCCTCTCCGATGTGCCGGGAGCGGAGCGCGTCGCTCCGGCCAAGGTCTTCGAGTACCTTGCAGTGCGCCGTCCGATTCTGGCGGTGCTCCCCGAAGGCGAAATTGCCGAGCTGGTGCGCGAGAGTGATGCCGACAGCCACCGGTTGCCAAGCGACGTGACCGGTATCGCGAGCTGGCTGCGGCACCGACTCGCAGGCAAAGTCAATGCGGCGCCAGCAGGAAACGATGCACAGATCGCGCGCTTCGAGCGCCGCGCTCTCAGTGGTGAGCTGGCCGGGCTGCTCGACGAACTCATGGCAGAGAGGGCGACGTGATCTTTCTCGAAGACCTCCGCTGCAAGGCCGAGTGGTGTTACGGCGATGTCCGGCCGAAGACGCTGCTCAAGGCCCTCCTGACCGATGGCACCTTCGCGATGGCCTGCTATCGCGCGATGGCCTGGTGTCATCGGAATCACCTTGCCCCGCTCGCGATGATCTGCAACAAGGTCAATGCCGTTTTCGGACAGTGCATCATCGGTCGCGGCGCCGAGTTCGGTCCCGGCTTTGTGCTGGTGCACTCGCAGGGCGTGGTGATCAACGGTACGGTGCGAGGTGGGGCGCGGGTCTACGTCGAGCACCAGGTCACCATCGGCGCCGAGAAGCTGCAGTCCCCGGTGCTCGGTGACCGGGTCTTCATCGGTGCCGGCGCCAAGATCATCGGCGCCATCACCATCGGCAGCGACGTGCGGATCGGCGCCAATGCCGTGGTGGTGAAGGATGTCCCGAGCCGGGTAACGGTGGGTGGCGTGCCGGCGCGGATCCTCCGGACGCACGACGGGGAGGCCCCGGATGAGGCCTCCCCGTTGAACTGATCTTTCCTTCCGCTCGGGAAGAGCTATCCCTGACCGACGATCAGGCCATCGCCCTTCTGCTTCCTGCCACTGCCCTCTTCCTTCACGCTCGCCTTCAACGCCAGCCACCCGGCCCACGCCAGCAGCAGGGCGAGCAGGAAACCCATGGCGCCGGTCTTCATCGAGGCCATGTCGAATCCCTTGATCATCTCCTGGTTGACCTGCCGCCGCACCTGGAGGAAGTCGAGTGCGAAGAAGGGGACCAGGAACGCGAAGAGGACCGCCATGACGAGGGCGAAGAGGGCTGCAATCCGTACCCCGATTCGGTAGCCGCCGAAAAGCGCGATCGCGGCAATCACGGCGAGCAGCATCGCGACCTGTGGCCCGGCGGCGAGGAGCAAGCCGTAGATCTGGAAACGCGGCTGGACCTCCCCGAGTTGCAGCGGCATCCGGGGCAGGATGACGTCCGCGAAGGGCGAGAGCGCGGCCACGACGAGGATGGTAACCAGGGCCGGGATGAGCGCCTGTGCCCGGGCGGAGAGGGTAGTGCCCGTCGAAAGCATGCGGTGACCTCAAGGAAGAGGAAAAAGGGGTGGCAACGAGGTACCGGAGCAAGTCACGGGCCGAGTGCCCCGGTTCTTGCTAGAGAGTAAGGTATATGCGAGTCCTGCACGTCACGCTATCGGCCGCCACTGGGGGGCGCCGCGACGCTATCCTCACGCTGACCGACCACCTCCGTCGGCTCGGGGTGGAATGTGGCCTGCTCGCGTTGCGAAATCCCCCAGCGGAACTCGCCCATCTGGCCCAGCAAGTCGACTACTACGAAGGACTTGAGATCGCAGGTCGCCCGACGCTACGGGAACTTGCCGATGTCCGGCGAGTCTGTCGCACGAGGCAGGTCGACCTGATCCACGCGCACGACGCCGGAAGTCAGTATGTTGCGTCGGCGCTACGGGTGGCAAACCCGTCGCTCCGCGCCGTG
Coding sequences within:
- a CDS encoding sugar transferase, whose protein sequence is MPIPATSPMAHVKETPTSRTRSTESRSDELASERPLSRDERLIRALNVVVATVGLIITLPIWLLIAIAVKLTSRGPIFYTQTRVGLDQRQRMPARDDSRRRSDIGGKPFTIVKFRTMTVDAERHGQAVWAQANDQRVTAIGGFLRSCRLDELPQLLNVIRGDMNLVGPRPERPQLFTELREQIPDYQHRQRVPPGITGHAQVHLQYDSSVEDVRRKVQHDLDYIARRSVWEDLKIMLKTIPVMLFRKGGW
- the xrt gene encoding exosortase, which produces MVAPVANAPATLSFPDFAKRAGPFARIAGPVLLTALAFVVLFQDPARSLARDWWNDPDAGHGLLLFPVSLWLAWRAGIVADARPAPGWGTALIIASILLRALGGLAAEFFTQRFSIWLTVVGVVVFCFGWRQARVWWLPITLMLLSIPLPALVTNKLAIPLQFKASQLGTELINWRKIPVMTRGNVIQIPEGRLFVAEACSGLRSLTALIALGVMIGGMYLATLPARLLLVLLAVPVAIALNGVRIFLTAFLMHFVDPALGRGFMHESEGWAMFMIAFVLLGMIAFCVRLVERRISSRKVGFDA
- a CDS encoding exosortase C-terminal domain/associated protein EpsI, coding for MRNWQRWIPGGLLAGGFLLNSTLISRRSGPVELVGPIEAVAPQALGVKGTDLSISDDERRVAGMTSFMLRQYQPADRLPFSIYVGYYDEQRQGKSIHSPRNCLPGAGWEPVDSRPMTLNTAVGPVVVNRYRLVRSDSTAMVYYWYQGRGRVAHDEFRVKYELLRDAALHGRTEEALVRIVVRVGKGEDQIEAADQIARDVGTQLVGQVDKVLPRL
- a CDS encoding polysaccharide deacetylase family protein gives rise to the protein MSALRQLLRRGLEATLPASRFLVRGPASGAAVALTFDDGPHPDITPRLLDALARHSMHATFFVVGREAERYPALVQRIVAEGHAIGHHSWSHSEPSATSTTTLMAEVTRCRALLRDLTGAPVDRFRPPKGQLTVAKLAALLRLGQRVILWSEDPKDYTLGDGTRLTHWAATNALPGGTIALLHDTHRWCLDAIAPLAQRAGDSGIQFVSIDRWLPVST
- a CDS encoding serine acetyltransferase; translated protein: MIFLEDLRCKAEWCYGDVRPKTLLKALLTDGTFAMACYRAMAWCHRNHLAPLAMICNKVNAVFGQCIIGRGAEFGPGFVLVHSQGVVINGTVRGGARVYVEHQVTIGAEKLQSPVLGDRVFIGAGAKIIGAITIGSDVRIGANAVVVKDVPSRVTVGGVPARILRTHDGEAPDEASPLN